The sequence below is a genomic window from Bradyrhizobium septentrionale.
ACGTGCCATCGGATAGTCATGAGATTGCCGCCCACGAACAGGGCCCCGTCTCGGTTGGTCGTCCGATGATCCAATCTTGATCCGAAGCTCCTGCCGGAGCTAATCTGACCGCCGAACCCAACCTATCAAAATCACTGTGCAGAGCCACTCGGCGAGCGTGATATCCGGCTTCGCTGTCACCGCCTCCAGAATCAATTGCGAATGCGCTTCGATGCGCTTCGATTTGCGGTCACCGCCCTGGCGTTTAGGAACGATGTCGCCAACTTCCTTGAGGCGACCGCGCCAGCGGATCGCGCTGGCCGCGCTGACACCAAAGCGCTCGGCAGCCTGTCGACAGGACATGCCACCGTCAATCGCTGCTACCACCCTTTGGCGAAGATCAACCGAAAGCGCCCTGGCCATACATGCTGGCCTCCCTCGCCAGCATGTAGCTTGAATCTGACTCGCGCCGTTTTGGGAATCCCCACCCGATTCGTTCCGGTCGGAAAATGCTCTAGTATGACCGTACGGGCCGCGGCCCGCGACCTCATTTGATGCTTCGGAACTGTGCGCATATGGGTGGTCTTCGTTAATATGGTGCGCGGTCGAGATAAGCGTCGAATGCCGCAGCAACGGCGCGGATGACAAAACGGTGCTCCTGCTTGACGCGGAGGATACCCTTTTCGATCTCCACTATCCCGTCCTCGGTGAGCATCTCCAAGCGATCAGCTGAATCAAGAAAAGCTACTGGATCAAATCCGTGGTTGGCGCAGATTGCTGGAACATCGGCCTGTAAGTCGCACATCACGCGTTCGATGATTTCGGCCCGAAGCCGATCTTCCTCGGTGAGACGGTAGCCCTTTGAAGTCGGGAAGCAGCTAGCTTTGATATGCTGATGATAGGAAGCGGTTGCGAGCTCATTCTGGACGTAGCCGTCAGGAAGGCGGCCAATGGCGGACGGACCGAAGCCGATCACGGTTTGACAGGTATCAGCCGAATAACCCAGGGAGTTGCGGCAAAGGCGACCGGCCTTCTGCGCCAGCGCGAGCTCGTCGTCTGGCAAGGCGAAATGGTCGAGCCCAATTTGTCGGTAGCCCGCCGCGACCAGAGTGTCAGCCACCGCCGCGGCTTGCTCGGCGCGAGCGACATTGTCCGGCAGCGCCGCCTCATCGATCTGGCGCTGACGTTTCATATAGGAGGGAACATGGGCGTAGCCGAAAACCGCAAGCCGGTCCGGCCGCATCGCTACCGCGATTCTGGCGGAGTCCACGCAGGACTGCACCGACTGGTGTGGCAATCCGAACAGGAGGTCGAAGTTGATGCGGCTTATTCCATGCTGGCGCAGACTTTCGACGGCAAGAGCTGTCTGTGTCTCGCTCTGGACGCGGTTCACTGCCCGCTGCACCAGGGGATCAAAACTTTGCACGCCAATGCTGGCGCGGCTAACGCCGGCTGAGCCTAATGTTTCGGCCATCTCGGTCGTGAACGCTCTGGGATCGATCTCGACGGCAACGGTGGTCGACTTGCTGAATGTGAAGCAGTCGCGCAGGAGCTCCATCAGGCCCAAGAAGTCGGCGGGCGAGATGATGGTCGGTGTCCCGCCGCCGAAATGCACGTCGCTGACGGACAAGGCGCGCGGCGCCTGCGCTGCGACCAAATCAATCTCCTCGCGGAGCACCGCGAGATATTTGCGGATCGGTCGCTCGCTGTGAGTGAGGCTTGTCGGGAAGCCGCAATACCAGCAAATCGAGCGACAGAACGGAACGTGGAGATAGATGGATACCGGTTCATCGCGCGGCAGCCGCCTCAACCATCTCCCATAAGTGTTGGCGCCCACCATCGCAGAGAAATCCGGTACGGTCGGATAAATAGTGTACCAAGGCAGGCGGGAATCGCAATATTTGTTCAGCAATGAGGTCTGCACGTCTTATCTATCCATGCTCACACACATGAAGTTGACCCATCTCCTCCTCGGTGTCTTTGCTTCATGTCAATGTGCCCGCTTTGGTCTCGATCTTTGTCTGGGCGTAGTGGCAATCCGTCCTCCGAAGGTGTGTCGCTTCTGGCTCTCACACGTTTATGAAGAAGCAATGATCTCAAACCATCAGCTCGCGGCGGATGTTCATGGCATTCGACGAGCAAGTGGATACGCTAATGCCGAAATGGTAAAGCGCGCCGACGGCTGGCGGGATCAAATTCGCTCTGGCAGTCTGGCAGCATAGGATCAATAGGGCAGGACGGTTTATGAACTGATGGTCATACGTTCAAATCCGGTCCCGCAACGACCGATGCTTGCGATAGCAAGCCATCCAGAGCCCAGGCCTCCGAGAGGAAGTCGGGGTTCTTCTTGTCCGCCGCAAATCGCAGGATCGCGGCCAAGTCACCGCGCAGCACGATGGCGAGCTGTTCCCCGTCGAGCACGAGCAACCTGATCGATCAACGTACGGAACCGCCGCCTCGGCTTTCTCCTCTTCGCACTGCAGGCTTTCATACAGTGCAGAGATGCGCTGCCGATAGACTCCGCATGTTCGGGTGCAAGAGCGGCGGGGGCCTCGGCGCTCGCGAGCAGATCGGTCAACTTCGACTTGCAAGCTTCGAGCGCATCCATCTCAGCCTTCATCGACGGTTCATACGTGCCATCTTGATCGCAGTGATAATGCCTCGAATCTGCTTTTCGACTCTTTCCAGCTCGCTTTGCCAAGCATCCTGATCGGTTCGACGTTCGATCCGCATTCGGTTCACTTCTTGGGTGAATTCCTCGCAAAACAGCTTGAACAATTCGGGCTTTATTAAGTGCGTCCGGAGGCCGTTCAATACGGATGCCGCCAGCGCATCGTGCCGGATGTTCAGGCGATTATTGCACGTCCCCTTGTTCCCGCGCCGCCGCGCAGGTCCTTGGAGATCATCGTGTACCCACCGCCGACGCCGGCGGCCCAGGCATCTCTTCGTCGGTCTAGTGAGATGCGGTTGTTGCGTGGCGGTCGAGTTCGACCTTGTCGCGGGCGTAGATGGCCTCCTGGCGGTAAAGCGGCTCGCCATCGGCATATTTGGCAACGGCAATCTGGGCCAGAAGCGCTTCCGTCGTCAAAGCTATTGGAGTGCCGGTAACGAGAGACGCGGAAGCCAGCTCCAGCGTCGCCGACCGCCTCGCAGTGTTCCAGTTCAACGTCCTCTCGGCCTAATCCTCCGTAGAAATCACCCGGCTCGGCGAGCCGAGGGGCATCAGCAGCTATCGGATTGCACGTCTCTCCACCATACTGTGTATGTGAAGGACAGGACTTGGCGGCAATCAAATACCTGAACGTGACCGCTGACGATTTTCACTGAGAAGAAGGACGATGTGTCGTCCTCGTAGCCGATGCAAATCTCCGAGGTCCCAGGGCTCAATATCCAACGCGATTTCGCCCCGTGGTGATACAGGTTCGGTAACAAACCGCTGACGTGGCATTCACTGTCGTAGTCGTATCCGTCCACTTGTTTTCCGCATACGGCGACACTAATCTCGTTGCGCGTTTTGGTTTCGCGTTCGTACACGCTGAGGACAGAGCTGGCTCCGCAAATTCGGACAGTAGCTTGAGTGGATTTTCTGCCTGACAGCGGCGAGGATTCTTGCCGCGAATCAGGAGCGAAGATGACGAAGAAGAGCCGCCGGATGCATTCTCCGGCATTCAAGGCGAAGGTTGCTTTGGCTGCGGTCAAAGGCGACAAGACGCTGGCGGAGCTGGCGCAACTGTTTGATGTTCATCCGAACCAGATCACGATCTGGAAAAACCAGCTCCTGGAAGGCGCCGCCGGCGTGTTTGGGCATGACAAGGCGTCGGCCGAGACGCCGGTCGATTTGAAGGCGTTACATGCCAAGATCGGCGAGCTGGCGTTGGAAAACGATTTTTTGTCCGGCGCGCTCACCAAGGCGGGCCTGCTGAGCGCAAAGCGATGATCGACCGCGGTCATGATCTTTCTATCGTGCGCCAGGCGAAGGTCCTGAAGCTGGCTCGCAGCACGGTCTACTATGAACCTCGGCCAGTTTCGGCCGAGGACCTTGCCTTGATGCGTCGGCTCGATGAGCTGCATCTCGATTATCCCTTCGCGGGAGCGCGTATGCAGCGATCGTTGCTGCGGCGGGAGGGCGTATACGCCGGTCGCCGCCACATCGCGACGCTGATGAAGCGCATGGGGATCGAGGCGGTCTATCGTCGCCCGAACACGAGTAAGCCGGCACCGGGTCACAAGATCTACCCGTACCTGTTGCGCGGATTGAAGATCGAGCGGCCCGACCAGGCGTGGGCAATGGACATCACCTACATTCCGATGCGGCGTGGCTTCGTCTATCTCGCGGCGGTCGTCGATGTGTTCAGCCGACGGGTCCTGGCCCATCGCGTCTCGATCACAATGGAGGCGGCCTTCTGCGTCGAAGCGGTCCAGGAGGCGTTGGCGAAGCACGGCAGGCCCGAGATTTTCAACACGGACCAGGGCAGCCAGTTCACCAGCCTCGAGTTCACCGATGTGCTGCTGGACGCGAAGATCGCCATCAGCATGGACGGCAAGGGCGCCTGGCGCGACAACGTGTTTGTCGAGCGGCTCTGGCGCACGGTCAAATACGAAGAAGTTTATCTCCGCGCCTACGACAGCGTGTCCGAGGCGCGAGCGTCAATTGCCAAGTATCTGGCCTTCTACAATCAGGGACGCCCTCACTCGAGCCTTGACGGGCGCACGCCCGACGAGGCTTACTTCGGCACGCAAGCTATGGTGATGGCCGCATGACCGTCGCCGACGATTTTGTCGTCGCTCTGGTCGGGCTACGCCCTCCCGACGCAACGACAAAATCGTAAGGCCCCGCGTTCAGCATAACCCGGCAGGAATCCACTTAAATCCCGCGGGGCGCTGTCCAAACAACCGGCGCCAGCTCTGACTTCGCAGCGCCGATGGTAAGCGAACGCGACCGCAGCTGAAGCCGCTCGGACATGCTGTTTCATATCGCCTACCTAATGCCGGACGGACGAAGGGCGGGATGCGCCGAGTGCGCCCCCGTGTCGTCAATGGCCGGCAACGATCGCCGAGGGTAAGGGACTCCAAATAAAAGACGCCGCTCCTCTTCGTCCTAACTCCCCACCGCGGGTTCTTTCTTTAGGCCCGCAAGGGTGACGACCCGGATTCTGATCGCCGACTCACTGCGCTTTAGCTCACTCGCGATCTCTTGCGCAGCTCGCGCGGCTTCCCGCAGTTCGAATACCCGCTGGTCGTCCAGCTTAGACCACCGGGTAAATCGCTTACCTAGCAACCCCGCCTAAAAGCAGTCATTTATCTAGGTTCTCCCCGGCTAAATTCGTGTCCTATCGCTGTGCGACGTCAGTGCTTTGCCTGACAAGCTCGCGAACTCTTACGCGATAAGGTCTCGTCTGAGAATGCTAACCCGTTTGTTCAGTGCTCGGCGCAACGCATTGCCCTCATCTGTCGTCATCCTGCCAGCAGACCGCTCGGACACACAATCCATCATGACCCGTTGAATCTGGACCAGTGTCATACTTTCGATCTGGGCAATGCGCTTCTTAACTTCGGCACGCAAGTTGGCAGTCTTTCTAGACATCGTCAGATCCTGATGCTCCACGGAGTCCAGCCCGAAAGGCTGACGACGTTTGACGGTACAGCATCAACATTGGATCGAGCTCCTACCCATTTTGGGGGCCCGTCGCTCCCTGGCCACTCATCCT
It includes:
- the hemN gene encoding oxygen-independent coproporphyrinogen III oxidase, which gives rise to MQTSLLNKYCDSRLPWYTIYPTVPDFSAMVGANTYGRWLRRLPRDEPVSIYLHVPFCRSICWYCGFPTSLTHSERPIRKYLAVLREEIDLVAAQAPRALSVSDVHFGGGTPTIISPADFLGLMELLRDCFTFSKSTTVAVEIDPRAFTTEMAETLGSAGVSRASIGVQSFDPLVQRAVNRVQSETQTALAVESLRQHGISRINFDLLFGLPHQSVQSCVDSARIAVAMRPDRLAVFGYAHVPSYMKRQRQIDEAALPDNVARAEQAAAVADTLVAAGYRQIGLDHFALPDDELALAQKAGRLCRNSLGYSADTCQTVIGFGPSAIGRLPDGYVQNELATASYHQHIKASCFPTSKGYRLTEEDRLRAEIIERVMCDLQADVPAICANHGFDPVAFLDSADRLEMLTEDGIVEIEKGILRVKQEHRFVIRAVAAAFDAYLDRAPY
- a CDS encoding IS3-like element ISRj2 family transposase (programmed frameshift), translated to MTKKSRRMHSPAFKAKVALAAVKGDKTLAELAQLFDVHPNQITIWKNQLLEGAAGVFGHDKASAETPVDLKALHAKIGELALENGFFVRRAHQGGPAERKAMIDRGHDLSIVRQAKVLKLARSTVYYEPRPVSAEDLALMRRLDELHLDYPFAGARMQRSLLRREGVYAGRRHIATLMKRMGIEAVYRRPNTSKPAPGHKIYPYLLRGLKIERPDQAWAMDITYIPMRRGFVYLAAVVDVFSRRVLAHRVSITMEAAFCVEAVQEALAKHGRPEIFNTDQGSQFTSLEFTDVLLDAKIAISMDGKGAWRDNVFVERLWRTVKYEEVYLRAYDSVSEARASIAKYLAFYNQGRPHSSLDGRTPDEAYFGTQAMVMAA